The nucleotide sequence GCCGCGAAGAGCTCGCTCACTCATGAATCGTGCCTCCCGGGCTTGTCGCCCACAGGACAGGTGTCGCTGTCGTCGTCATCCGGTCAACGTCCGGTCGGCGGTAAAGATTCCCGTTGCGTATCCCGTTCCGGGTCACGCGTCGCCGTCGTAGCCGCCCTTGTTGTACCCACCCGCGCCCGGTTTGTCACATCTGACAGCAGATGTCACGCAGCGTTTCGGCATCATTGACGCGCAGTAACGGTACGCCTGGCAGGCCAAACGCGTACACTACAGCCCTTTCGCTCCTGGCGCTAAATCCTGTCCGGTACGGGGTTGCCCGCGTCGCTGATCGCCCGGCGCACGGGAACCCTCGCGAGCAGGGCGAATCCCAGGACGAAGAAGGCCACCAGGGAGATGATCGCGTCCCGATAACTTCCGGTCAGCTGGTACGTCACACCGAACAGCAGCGGGCCCAGCCAGCTCATGCCGCGGTCGCTCATCTCGTACGCGGAGAAGTACTCGGCCTCCTTGCCGGGCGGTACGAGGTGGGAGAAGAGGGAGCGGGAGAGGGCCTGGCTGCCGCCGAGGACGAGACCGATGCCCGAGGCGAGGACGAAGAACCAGACGGGGGCGCCCGCCGGGAGGAAGTAGCCGGCGGCGAGGATCAGAGTCCAGGCGACCAGGGAGCCGAGGATCGTGCGCTTGGCGCCGTAGCGGCGGGAGAGCCGGCCCATGCCGAGGGCGCCGCACACCGCCAGGACCTGGACGAGCAGCACCGCCACGATGAGCGTGGACTGCTCCAGACCGAGTTCCTCGGAGCCGTACACCGAGGCCTGGGAGATCACCGTCTGGATGCCGTCGTTGTAGACGAGGTAGGCGAGGAGGAAGCTCAGGGTCAGCGGGTGGCGGCGCATGTCGCGGACGGTCGCCGCGAGCTGGCGCAGACCGGGCGCCGTCGCCTCCGCGGTCCCTTCGGACTCTCCCGCCGGGCGGCGGCGGTCGCGCAGGCGGCGGAGCGGGATGAGGGTGAAGGCCCCCCACCACAGGCCTGCCGAGGCCAGACAGATGCGGACCGCCATGCCCTCCGAGATGCCGAAGCTGTCGTGGGCGGTGAAGAGGATCAGGTTGCCGACGAGGACCAGTGAGCCGGCCGCGTAGCCGAACGCCCAGCCCCGTGAGGAGACGGCGTCGCGTTCCTCGGGGGGCGCGATCTGAGGGAGATAGGAGTTGTAGAGCATCATCGCCACGGACTGTGCCGCGTTCGCGACGATCAGCAGGAGGCCGCCGAGCAGGTAGCGGTCGCCGTCCAGGAAGAACATGCCGGCGGTCGCGGCGGCACCGACATAGGCGGCCGCGCCCAGAAGGGGCTTCTTGCGGCCCGTGCGGTCGGCCGCCGCGCCCACCAGAGGCATGATCACCACGGCGAGGATCACCGACAGGGACACCGAGTACGCGAAGAACGAGCCGGCGCGGACCGGTATGCCCAGAGGGTGTACATAACCGTCCGGGTCGGCGGCGGACTTGGCGACCTCGGTCAGATAGGGGCCGAGGAACACGGTCAGGACGCTGGTCGAGTAGACGGAGCAGGCCCAGTCGTAGAAGTACCAGCCGCGCTGCTCGCGCCGCCTGTCCGCGGCCTCGTCGGCCTCGTCCGTCCGCACGGTGTCGGTGCCCACCCGTGCCCCTCGCTTCCCAGTGAACGGGCCGCGTGAAGGCGTCAGACCCAAGTCCCCCGGTCCTCAAGCACCTTGCGCAGCGTGTCGATGTGATCGGTCATGATGCCATCGACGCCCAGGTCCAGGAGCCGGTGCATACGTTGCGGTTCGTTCACGGTCCAGACATGGACGTGCAGCCCGCGCGCGTGGGCGGCACGCACGAACCGCTGGTCGACCACGGGCACCCCGGACTGGGACTCCGGCACCTGTGCGGCGACCGCCGAGCGGCGCACCGAGGCCGGGACGCCCCAGGACCGCAGCCGCATCCCCAGGACGCCGCTGATGCCGTACGAGGTGGCCAGGCGTGGCCCGGCGAGGCGCTGGGCGCGGGCGACCCGGGACTCGGAGAAGGAACCCACGCAGACGCGGTTCCAGGACTCGGTGCGGGCGATCAGGTTGAGGAGGGGGTGGAGTGCGGGCTCCGCCTTGAGGTCGACGTTCCAGCGGACCTCGGGGAACGCTTCGAGGAGATCCTCGAAGAGGGGGACCGGCTCGACGCCCGCCACGCGCGCGTGCCCGATCTCCTTCCACGGCAGGTCCGCTATCCGGCCCGCCCTGTCGGTCATCCGGTCCAGGGTCGAGTCGTGGAAGGCGACCAGTTTGCCGTCGAGCGTGGCGTGGACATCGGTCTCGATGTAGCGGTAACCCGACTCCACCGCCCGCCGGAACTGGGCCATGGTGTTCTCCAGACCGTCGGCCGCCCCGCCCCGGTGGGCGAAGGCGATCGGGCCCGGATGGTCGAGATAGGGGTGGCGTATGAGGGCGGTCACCCGGGCAGTATGGCCCGCTCCGATGGACCGGTGGCAACGACCTTGCTGCCGGATTTCGAGGGGACGGCGAACAGCCGCAGGAAGAGCTGGGCGAGCGGGCCGATGGTGAGGGCGTAGAGGAGAGTGCCCACGCCGACCGTGCCGCCGAGGGCGAAGCCGGTCGCCAGGACCGCCACTTCCACGGCCGTCCGCATCAGCCGGACCGAGCGCCCGGTACGGCGGTGCAGTCCCGTCATCAGGCCGTCGCGCGGGCCCGGTCCGAACCGGGCCGCGATGTAGAGGCCGGTCGCCGCGCCGTTGAGCACGATCCCGCCGACGAGGAGGGGAATCCGTACGGCCATGGTGTGCGCCTCGGGCGCCAGGGCCAGCGTGGCGTCCATCGCGATGCCGACGACGAAGACGTTGGAGACCGTGCCGAGGCCCGGACGCTGGCGGAGCGGGATCCACAGGAGCAGCACCATCGCGCCCACGATGATCGACACCACGCCGATGGTCAGACCGGTCAGCTCCGCCAGGCCCTGGTGCAGCACGTTCCACGGCTCCAGACCGAAGCCCGCCTCCACGAGGAGCGCGGAGCTGGCCCCGTACAGCGCGAGGCCGGTGTAGAGCTGGGTCAGCCGTCGGCCCAGACGGCGCTGTGGATGGTCCTGCGGGTCCTGCTGCGGCTCGTGCTGTGCGGACAAGGCTTCCCCCTGGTGGTGCCGGTGGCCTGACACATGACACTCTGTGGCTTGGAGAGACATGGCATCCATGGCCAATTCGGGGAAGGTGGACTGGAAATCATGGCGCAGTGGACTTCGGCGGTCGGAGCGGCTCAGCTCGCACGGCTGCTCACCTCGCAGCAGGAGCGCCCCGCCGGCCCCGGCACACGCCGCCCGCCGGCGTACCGTGCGCTCGCCGACGGAATCCGGCTCCTGGTGCTGGAGGGCCGGGTGCCCGTGGCCGCCCGGCTGCCCGCCGAGCGCGAGTTGGCCCTGTCCCTCTCGGTCAGCCGTACGACCGTCGCGGCGGCCTACGAGGCGCTGCGCACGGAAGGGTTCCTGGAGTCCCGGCGGGGAGCGGGCAGCTGGACCGCCGTGCCGGCCGGGAAGCCACTTCCCGCGCGCGGACTGGAACCGCTGCCGCCCGAGGCGCTCGGCTCGATGATCGACCTGGGCTGCGCGGCCCTGCCCGCCCCCGAGCCCTGGCTCACCCGGGCCGTGCAGGGCGCGCTGGAGGAACTGCCGCCCTACGCCCACACGCACGGCGACTACCCGGCCGGACTGCCGGCGTTCCGCTCCATGCTCGCCGACCGCTACACCGCGCGCGGCATCCCGACCATGCCCGAGCAGATCATGGTGACGACGGGGGCGATGGGCGCCATGGACGCGATCTGTCACCTCTTCGCGGGGCGCGGGGAGCGGATCGCGGTGGAGTCGCCGTCGTACGCCAACATCCTGCAGCTGATGCGGGAGGCGGGGGCGCGGCTGGTGCCGGTCGCCATGGCCGACGGGCTCGCCGGGTGGGACATGGACCGCTGGCGGCAGGTCCTGCGGGACGCGGCGCCCCGGCTCGCCTACGTCGTCGCCGACTTCCACAACCCGACCGGTGCGCTCGCCGACGAGGACCGTCGGCGGGGGCTCGTCGACGCGGCGCGGGGGGCGGGGACGGTGCTCGTCGCCGACGAGACCATGAGTGAGCTGTGGCTCGACGATGTGGAGATGCCGCGGCCCGTGTGCGCGTTCGATCCGGCGGGGTCCACGGTCATCACGGTCGGGTCGGCCAGCAAGGCGTTCTGGGCCGGGATGCGGATCGGGTGGGTGCGGGCGGCGCCGGATGTGATCCGGAGTCTCGTCGCGGCGCGGGCCTATGCGGATCTGGGGACGCCCGTGCTGGAGCAGCTGGCCGTGAACTGGCTGATGAGTACGGGGGGTTGGGCGCAGGCCGTGGGGATTCGGCGGGAGCAGGCACGGGGGAACCGGGACGCGTTGGTGGCCGCGGTGCGTCGGGAGCTGCCGGACTGGGAGTTCTCGGAGCCTAGGGGTGGGCTGACCCTGTGGGTGCGTACCGGGGGTCTGTCGGGGTCGCGGCTCGCGGAGGTGGGGGAGCGGGTGGGCGTTCGGGTGCCGTCCGGGCCCCGGTTCGGGGTCGACGGGGCGTTCGAGGGTTATGTGCGGCTGCCGTTCACCGTGGGCGGAGCGGTTGCCGAGGAGGCGGCCGCACGGTTGGCCGCGGCTGCGCGGTTGGTGCGGGACGGGGCGTCGGGCGGGAGCGAGGGGCCGCGGACGTTCGTGGCGTGAGGCTTCGCCGGGTGCGCGGACGTTCGTGGCGTGAGGGTCTGCTCGGTGGGTGCGCGGCTGTTCCGGCTCGGCAGGGGAGTTCCGCTCACCGGCGCTTGCCGGGTGCCGCCGCGCCCACCCTCCCCCACTCTCGGCTTCGCTCGAGCGGGAGGTGCCCCCATCGCCCCAGCGGCACGATCGCCCGCGGCTACGGCGGCCGACTTCTCAGGTCTCGGCCACCGCGGCTTTCGTGAGGGAGTCCGGTGGGGTCGTGTGGGGTGGCAGGAGGGCCAGGACTGCCTCGCGGTGGGATTCGGGGGTGTTCTCGTCGTAGGGGTCCGGCGTGGTGGGGACCTGGAGGCGGAGGGTGGGGGCGGCGCCCAGGCGGGCGTAGCCGCGGCCCGGAGGGACGTCCGGGGTGGGGGTGGTGGGCGGTGCCGCGCCCAGGACCGCTGCCACCTGTTCGGGGGAGGCGGGGCCCAGGACCACGCGCGCGCGGGTGTGCCGGCGTACCGCGTCCGTGAGGGTGTCCAGGTGGTCGAACTGTTCGGTGATCACGACGGTGACGTTGACCGCGTGGCCGTGGCGGAGAGGGACCTGGAGCAGGGACTGCGGGTCGGGCCGGCCGTCGGACGTGGCGAGGTGGGTCAGCACGCTCGGGCGGTCGAGGAGGAGCCAGAGGGGCCGGCGGATGTCGTCCGGCGCGGGACGGCCGGCTTGCCGGGCGCGGTTCGTGGCGATCAGCCGCCGCTCCGTCTCCTGGGAGGCCCATTCCAGGCTCGCCAGGGCTCCGGAGAGGCCGCACTCCACGGCGAGGACCCCGTCGCGGCCGGTGAGGCAGGCGTATTCGCCGCTGCCGCCGCCCTCGACGACGACGACGTCGCCGTGCTGGAGGGCCTGGAGGGCGATCGAGCGGAGGAGGGTCGTCGCACCGCTGCCCGGTTCACCGACGGCCAACAGATGCGGTTCGGTGGAACGGATCCCGGTTCGCCAGACGACCGGCGGCACGTCGCGCTGCTCCTCTCCGGAGGAGAGAGGGAGGGTGCGCTGGACGTGGACGGCGTCGGTGAAGCCGAGGACCGTCTCGCCCGGGGCCGTCACGAAGCGCTGGGCGGCGATGTCGGTGGCGAGCGGGGAGAGGACGGCGACGGTGAGTTCGTTGCCCTCCTCGTCCCAGGTGAAGCGGTACTCACGGCCGCGGCCCGCCTTGGCGTGCAGCAGCTGCTCGATGCGTGCGCGGGCCTCCGGCTCGCCGTCGGTGAAGTACGCGGGGTAGCGGATCAGCAGATGGCAGACGCGGCCCGTGCCGTCGAACGCGTACGTGGGGAAGGCCTTGTCCCAGGCGCCACCGTGCGCGTAGAGGGGCTCGGGGTCCTCGGCGGCCGAGAAGTGAGGGACCAGGGCCTCGTAGAGGGACCGTAGACGCTGGGTCTGGGACTCGTCGGGGCCGGCGGGTTCCGCGCAGGCGCCGGCGCGGCCCGCCCAGGCTGCCGCCGCCATCAGGACGATGACGGCGAGCAGCGGGCCGTACGGCACCAGGATCACGACCAGGACGACCGAGGCCGCCAGGAAGAGCAGGGACCCGCGGTGGTCCTTCGGGGTCTCGGCCCATCTGTGCCGCCCGGCGGCGACCAGCCGACGCAGTCCACGCGTGATCGTGATCAACGGGTGTAGGACGTCGGCGGCGCCGTCGGCGGCCGTCCGGGCCAGCTCCCGGCTCCTGGCGAGGTGCGCGCCGCCGCTGCTCAGAATGCGGGGGAGGGGGACCCTGGCCACGGCTGTCTCCTGGGGGTGCGTGCGGATGGGGACGGGGTCAGAACTTGATCCCGCCGAGGAGGCTCGCGAGGCTCTCGCCGCCTGCCGTGATGCTCGAGGCCATGCCCGTGCTGGCGAGGTAGAAGCCGAAGAGCGTGACGACGATGCAGTGCGAGGCCTTCAGGCCGTCCTTGCGGAAGAACAGGAAGACGATGACGCCGAGCAGGACGACGC is from Streptomyces sp. NBC_01314 and encodes:
- a CDS encoding MFS transporter, translating into MGTDTVRTDEADEAADRRREQRGWYFYDWACSVYSTSVLTVFLGPYLTEVAKSAADPDGYVHPLGIPVRAGSFFAYSVSLSVILAVVIMPLVGAAADRTGRKKPLLGAAAYVGAAATAGMFFLDGDRYLLGGLLLIVANAAQSVAMMLYNSYLPQIAPPEERDAVSSRGWAFGYAAGSLVLVGNLILFTAHDSFGISEGMAVRICLASAGLWWGAFTLIPLRRLRDRRRPAGESEGTAEATAPGLRQLAATVRDMRRHPLTLSFLLAYLVYNDGIQTVISQASVYGSEELGLEQSTLIVAVLLVQVLAVCGALGMGRLSRRYGAKRTILGSLVAWTLILAAGYFLPAGAPVWFFVLASGIGLVLGGSQALSRSLFSHLVPPGKEAEYFSAYEMSDRGMSWLGPLLFGVTYQLTGSYRDAIISLVAFFVLGFALLARVPVRRAISDAGNPVPDRI
- a CDS encoding glycerophosphodiester phosphodiesterase, which codes for MTALIRHPYLDHPGPIAFAHRGGAADGLENTMAQFRRAVESGYRYIETDVHATLDGKLVAFHDSTLDRMTDRAGRIADLPWKEIGHARVAGVEPVPLFEDLLEAFPEVRWNVDLKAEPALHPLLNLIARTESWNRVCVGSFSESRVARAQRLAGPRLATSYGISGVLGMRLRSWGVPASVRRSAVAAQVPESQSGVPVVDQRFVRAAHARGLHVHVWTVNEPQRMHRLLDLGVDGIMTDHIDTLRKVLEDRGTWV
- a CDS encoding YitT family protein; this translates as MTQLYTGLALYGASSALLVEAGFGLEPWNVLHQGLAELTGLTIGVVSIIVGAMVLLLWIPLRQRPGLGTVSNVFVVGIAMDATLALAPEAHTMAVRIPLLVGGIVLNGAATGLYIAARFGPGPRDGLMTGLHRRTGRSVRLMRTAVEVAVLATGFALGGTVGVGTLLYALTIGPLAQLFLRLFAVPSKSGSKVVATGPSERAILPG
- a CDS encoding PLP-dependent aminotransferase family protein, whose amino-acid sequence is MAQWTSAVGAAQLARLLTSQQERPAGPGTRRPPAYRALADGIRLLVLEGRVPVAARLPAERELALSLSVSRTTVAAAYEALRTEGFLESRRGAGSWTAVPAGKPLPARGLEPLPPEALGSMIDLGCAALPAPEPWLTRAVQGALEELPPYAHTHGDYPAGLPAFRSMLADRYTARGIPTMPEQIMVTTGAMGAMDAICHLFAGRGERIAVESPSYANILQLMREAGARLVPVAMADGLAGWDMDRWRQVLRDAAPRLAYVVADFHNPTGALADEDRRRGLVDAARGAGTVLVADETMSELWLDDVEMPRPVCAFDPAGSTVITVGSASKAFWAGMRIGWVRAAPDVIRSLVAARAYADLGTPVLEQLAVNWLMSTGGWAQAVGIRREQARGNRDALVAAVRRELPDWEFSEPRGGLTLWVRTGGLSGSRLAEVGERVGVRVPSGPRFGVDGAFEGYVRLPFTVGGAVAEEAAARLAAAARLVRDGASGGSEGPRTFVA